A region of Penaeus chinensis breed Huanghai No. 1 chromosome 38, ASM1920278v2, whole genome shotgun sequence DNA encodes the following proteins:
- the LOC125046192 gene encoding tRNA (adenine(58)-N(1))-methyltransferase non-catalytic subunit TRM6-like, producing the protein MPDRRKNIYEGAVVVVQKGPYMKTCRVIQGRSFVFGKKGEGQFTLNLDGALGCAFGSSFKMERISNKLFKIIQIKENTNMEDIVKESGEDNRNICDDGRSQKLSPEEISQLKDSGLTGKEVIQTLTENSTTFKSKTKFSQEKYVNKKQRKYDEVITLQKPSIRLLNNMYYIQDPLKIANLRIDMLSQILCYANVQSGGRFAVFESGSQGLVTAGMLHRMGTAGKLVQVYQGNHPQREAVDLMNFTEQELEVLSFINFSKLPDLDLENLKNGKESQTTNTAKNEASVENTEKASDEVKEDVKESNGESEKMCIDEETKDVPAETPKEGAGNEGDNKSTFKRPRKFVRTLVEDVEVSSSVLSGQIDGLVVVCRQHPVNITRELLLFLKPGHPFVVFSPYKEPLMDLFIEVKAQGATNLRLSETWLRHYQVLPMRTHPEINMSGGGGYILCGARVTSQ; encoded by the exons ACCTTATATGAAGACATGTCGTGTTATACAGGGAAG ATCTTTTGTGtttggaaagaaaggggaagggcagTTTACACTGAACCTTGATGGAGCCTTGGGCTGTGCATTTGGATCCTCCTTCAAGATGGAAAGAATATCAAACAAACTCTTCAAAATCATACAGATTAAAGAAAACACCAACATGGAGGACATTG TTAAGGAGAGCGGCGAGGACAACCGCAACATTTGTGATGACGGAAGATCCCAGAAGCTGTCCCCGGAAGAGATCAGTCAGTTGAAGGACTCGGGACTTACGGGGAAAGAG GTTATTCAGACTCTTACTGAAAACAGTACAACTTTTAAGAGCAAGACAAAGTTTTCACAAGAAAAGTATGTCAACAAGAAGCAGAGAAAATATGACGAAGTGATCACTTTGCAGAAACCATCAATACGTCTACTAAACAACATGTACTATATACAGGACCCTCTTAAGATTGC GAATCTCCGCATAGACATGTTATCACAAATATTATGCTATGCCAATGTGCAGTCTGGTGGACGATTTGCTGTATTTGAGTCGGGCAGTCAGGGCCTAGTGACTGCTGGCATGTTACACCGAATGGGAACAGCTGGGAAGCTAGTGCAGGTTTATCAGGGGAACCATCCACAGAG GGAGGCAGTAGATTTAATGAACTTCACAGAACAAGAACTAGAAGTTCTGTCCTTCATTAACTTCTCCAAGCTGCCAGACCTGGATCTAGAAAACTTGAAGAATGGAAAAGAATCTCAGACAACAA ATACAGCCAAAAATGAGGCAAGTGTTGAAAACACAGAAAAAGCATCTGATGAAGTTAAAGAAGATGTGAAAGAGAGCAATGGAGAATCCGAAAAGATGTGCATTGATGAAGAAACAAAGGACGTCCCAGCTGAGACCCCTAAAGAAGGTGCCGGCAATGAGGGAGATAATAAATCGACCTTTAAGAGACCCCGGAAG TTTGTCAGAACTCTGGTAGAAGACGTAGAAGTATCTTCCTCCGTGTTGAGTGGACAAATTGATGGCCTGGTTGTAGTTTGTCGACAGCATCCAGTTAACATCACCAGAGAGTTGCTTCTGTTTCTGAAGCCAGGCCACCCGTTTGTGGTGTTTTCTCCATATAAGGAG CCCCTGATGGATCTCTTTATTGAAGTGAAGGCCCAAGGAGCCACAAATTTGAGACTGAGTGAGACGTGGCTGCGGCACTACCAGGTCCTGCCCATGAGGACACACCCAGAGATAAACATGTCAGGAGGCGGTGGCTACATTTTATGTGGCGCAAGAGTTACAAGTCAGTAG